The DNA region GCTGATTCCACTGGGATTCATTACCCAATCGGCGCGTCCGGGCAGAATACCTGCGCCTAAATTACCCAAATTGGAACCATAGGCAACGTTAGGATCCTCTTCAAGCAAGAAAGAGAAAATTGGTTCCCCTTCTTTTACCATCATTCCGTTGGCGTTTTCCACTGCATCCCAATTGGCACCATTGGTTGACCAATTTCCACGATATACTGTCGTGAAAGTTCCATCATAACGAGAGTCATTCACTTTATCAGCGAAAGTGTGAGTAAACACCCCATGAGGAGGAGCCATACGAGTCCAAGGGCGACCATAAGCCTGCTCTGCCACACGAATGACAGGAGCCACAGTGACACCGTTCACTTTAGATTGCGCATCCGTATAATTCCAGTTCATCATCCATCCGGCAAAGTTATCGGGAGCGCCACCACCACCGTATGACAAGCTACCACCATTATAATATTCATCTTCTTGAGTATGGTCAGCATAAAGCAAGATTTCCTTATTGCGATCATTAACTCCTGCATTCACTTTCCAGAAACTTTCTTCCAAACCGAACGGACCAGGATTCTCTATGGCTTCTACAGCGATATTATAAGCTTGCTGGAAATACCAAGCCGCATCATGTCCATCAGGATCGGTCCTCTGACATTCCGGATAAGTAGGAATATTGTTCGGATTCTTCAACCACCATGCATAAGTCAGATAAGCTTTTGACAAATAAAGACGAGCCACTGTTTTAGTCAAACCACCCGTCATACGAGGATTGTCCGGCAAATTCTGAACAGCTGTAACCAAATCAGGGAAAACGACTTTAGTATAAACTTCCGGTACCGTATTACGCACGGACGTGCGTGACGGAGTAATGTTGAAAGCCAACTCACCAGAGCCCAAGTCCAAGGGCACACCACCGAAAGTCTGAGCCAGCAGGAAATAGTACATGGCACGGAAGAAACGCGCTTCGGATATCAAAGATTCTGATATACCCACTTCTCCGCCATTAGCAATCACACCGTTGCAAGTATTGATATTGGTAAATGCCATACCCCATAATGCATCCGCACGGCAAGTAGAAGAGGTCAGGTTTCCTACTCCCGAAAGATCGGCATCCTTAAAGTTGCCGTCGGCGCTTTGCCCGTAAGTAGCCTCGTCCGTACCCGTAAGACAGGAATTGTAGTAATAAGCCTGTCCGTAGATGTCGCGCAAATAAGAATACATGGAAGTAATACCGCCTTCCACCCCTTTTTCCGTTTTAAAGAAAGTTGGATCATAGCTGCTACGGGGTTGTTCGTCTAGGATATCGGAACAAGAAGTTGCCAAAAGCAGACCCAAAGCAGCGGTTCCGAGAACTCTTATAGGAGAATATATCGATTTCATCTTCATAATACTTTAGAATGTCAAGTTAATACCAAATAAATAGTTACGCGTAGAGGGTGAGTTCGTACCTACTGTCAGGAAACGTCTCTGAAAACCTACCACTGCTACATTCTCATCACCATAGGAGTTTGTCTCCGGATCAAGCCCGGTTTCCTTATGGAACGGAGAACAGATTACAAACGGGTTCTGGATCGTTACGTATGCACGCAATCCTTGTACTCCCAGTTGTTTCAGCCAACGTTGGTTGTCCATGTTGTAGCCCAATGTAATGGTGCGTACTTTCCAATATGAGGCGTCAAAATATCCCAACGTAGAACCATACTTCGGATTATC from Bacteroides sp. MSB163 includes:
- a CDS encoding RagB/SusD family nutrient uptake outer membrane protein — protein: MKSIYSPIRVLGTAALGLLLATSCSDILDEQPRSSYDPTFFKTEKGVEGGITSMYSYLRDIYGQAYYYNSCLTGTDEATYGQSADGNFKDADLSGVGNLTSSTCRADALWGMAFTNINTCNGVIANGGEVGISESLISEARFFRAMYYFLLAQTFGGVPLDLGSGELAFNITPSRTSVRNTVPEVYTKVVFPDLVTAVQNLPDNPRMTGGLTKTVARLYLSKAYLTYAWWLKNPNNIPTYPECQRTDPDGHDAAWYFQQAYNIAVEAIENPGPFGLEESFWKVNAGVNDRNKEILLYADHTQEDEYYNGGSLSYGGGGAPDNFAGWMMNWNYTDAQSKVNGVTVAPVIRVAEQAYGRPWTRMAPPHGVFTHTFADKVNDSRYDGTFTTVYRGNWSTNGANWDAVENANGMMVKEGEPIFSFLLEEDPNVAYGSNLGNLGAGILPGRADWVMNPSGISRRIFPGLWKLGPYRTDNGTGTGQPNAGSTRPYNIAKFSELYLVAAEAAVEGATTKSGKNARELVNVLRARAGKWTFSNALNAEVLEDHSAEMVAATPVTIDIDYILDERSREFFGEGYRWFDLVRTQKWNEYADEYVICGNDKGDHTPKTYRRTIEAFHYLRPIPQGQLDGMEMTKEEKMAYQNPGYRD